TTGGCGTTCAGAAAGTCGAAGAACGGCGGAAAATCGAGGTATTTGAAACCGTCCGCCGTCTCCACGCCCTGGGATATCTTTTTGCCGCCCGAGACATATTTGGCCGCGCCCCGCGCGAAGACCATCATGGCCAGGGTGGCGATGAAGGGCTGGATGCCGAAGCGGGCGACCAGCCCGCCGGACACGGCGCCGCACGCCGCGCCCATCCCCAGGCACAGCGGCACGGCCACCCAGGGGGACAGGCCCATGTGGATGAAAAGAATCGAGGAGACCACGGCGGTGAGGCCCAGGAGGCTGCCCACGGACAGGTCTATGCCCCCCGCGATGATCACTATGGTCATGCCGCAGGCGAGAATGCCGAAACGGGAGATGTGCCGGAGCATGTCCCGGTGCGCGTCCCACCTGAAAAAAGTGCCGTCCGCGTTGAAAATGACGCCCAGCAGCACGATGACCGCCAGCGCCAGCAGGGCGCGGGTGAAGGGCTGTTTCATCAAGTCCGCAAGTCGCCTCTTCATGCCTGTGGAACCTCTCCCTCGTCATCCGTTCCGGTCCGGCCCATGGCCGCCGCCAAAATTTTTTCCTGCGTGGCCTCGCCCCGGTCGAAGCGCCCGGTGATCGCGCCCTGGTGCATCACGATGATCCGGTCGCTCAGGGCCAGCAGCTCGGGCATTTCCGACGTGATGAGCAGCAGGGTGATGCCCGTCCGCGACCACTCGTTCATGAGCCCGTAGATTTCCTGCTTCGCCCCAATGTCCACGCCCCGCGTGGGCTCGTCCAGCAGCAGCAGGCGCGGCGCCGTCTCCAGCCACTTGGCCAGGGCCACCTTCTGCTGGTTGCCCCCCGAAAGCGTCTCCACCGGCTGCTCCAGCGTGGCCGCGCGGATGCCGAAACGCTCCCG
This portion of the Candidatus Hydrogenedentota bacterium genome encodes:
- a CDS encoding sugar ABC transporter ATP-binding protein, with the translated sequence RERFGIRAATLEQPVETLSGGNQQKVALAKWLETAPRLLLLDEPTRGVDIGAKQEIYGLMNEWSRTGITLLLITSEMPELLALSDRIIVMHQGAITGRFDRGEATQEKILAAAMGRTGTDDEGEVPQA
- a CDS encoding ABC transporter permease, producing the protein MKRRLADLMKQPFTRALLALAVIVLLGVIFNADGTFFRWDAHRDMLRHISRFGILACGMTIVIIAGGIDLSVGSLLGLTAVVSSILFIHMGLSPWVAVPLCLGMGAACGAVSGGLVARFGIQPFIATLAMMVFARGAAKYVSGGKKISQGVETADGFKYLDFPPFFDFLNAKILNDNIAVVTLIFLGCVLVSWLLLSRLRPGRFLFAIGGNEAAARLSGVPVGWTKVLAYAMCGLFASVAGICQAAQETQGDPEAGNSYELTAIAIVVIGGTSLAGGRGGILLTLLGTLTIGYLEKILSINAVGEAGRLMLTGVIIVSAVLFQRGRK